In a single window of the Ignavibacteria bacterium genome:
- the corA gene encoding magnesium/cobalt transporter CorA: protein METPKAIKKPYIKLRRLFRPKKKPAGLPPGTAVYTGDVPKDEKVSIEIIDYKGGEVFEKEITDPAECTVYSQKDTISWINVEGINNVAIVQKLADSLSIHPLVVEDILNVDQRAKMEEFNGYIYLVLKMFHLGKKNGEIIPEQVSIILAKNYVVTFQEGIEGDTFQEIRSRIRNNKGIINNMTSDYLVYSLMDSIIDSYFTILEVFGDRIEHLEEELVNNPQKRTLTEIYRIKREMLYIRKSIWPLREAISRLERGESDLVSRNTHLYLRDVYDHTINVLDTIETYRDMLSGMIDIYLSSISNRLNETMKYLALISTIFIPMTFIASIYGMNFEFMPELKWIGGYPFALGIMGVVGLSFLIYFKLKKWV, encoded by the coding sequence ATGGAAACTCCAAAAGCTATAAAAAAACCGTACATAAAGCTAAGAAGACTCTTCAGGCCGAAGAAAAAACCGGCAGGACTGCCGCCGGGCACGGCTGTATATACCGGTGATGTACCAAAAGATGAAAAGGTATCGATAGAGATAATTGATTACAAAGGCGGCGAAGTTTTTGAAAAGGAAATTACCGATCCTGCTGAATGCACTGTTTATTCACAAAAAGATACTATCAGCTGGATAAATGTTGAAGGTATAAATAATGTTGCTATCGTTCAGAAGCTGGCTGACTCACTTTCGATCCACCCGCTTGTAGTAGAAGATATTCTGAATGTTGATCAGCGGGCAAAAATGGAAGAATTTAACGGGTATATTTACCTTGTGTTAAAAATGTTCCATTTAGGCAAAAAAAACGGTGAGATAATCCCTGAACAGGTAAGCATAATTCTTGCAAAAAATTATGTGGTAACATTCCAGGAAGGAATCGAAGGCGATACATTCCAGGAAATAAGAAGCAGGATAAGAAACAATAAGGGAATAATCAATAATATGACCTCAGATTACCTTGTTTACTCCCTGATGGATTCTATAATAGATTCATACTTTACAATACTCGAAGTATTTGGAGACAGGATTGAACACCTTGAAGAAGAGCTGGTAAATAATCCCCAAAAAAGAACACTTACTGAAATTTACAGGATAAAACGTGAAATGCTTTATATCAGGAAATCGATCTGGCCATTAAGAGAAGCCATCAGCCGGCTTGAACGCGGCGAATCTGATCTGGTTTCCAGGAACACACATCTTTATCTTAGGGATGTTTATGACCATACGATAAATGTTCTAGATACCATAGAAACATACCGTGATATGCTCTCAGGTATGATAGATATATACCTCTCAAGCATCAGCAACAGGCTGAATGAAACAATGAAATATCTCGCTCTTATCTCAACAATTTTTATTCCAATGACATTTATTGCCAGCATCTACGGGATGAACTTTGAGTTTATGCCTGAGTTAAAATGGATTGGTGGTTATCCTTTTGCACTGGGTATTATGGGAGTTGTGGGCTTGAGTTTTTTAATATATTTTAAACTGAAAAAGTGGGTATGA
- the dut gene encoding dUTP diphosphatase has translation MQSSKVILKIQKINEELKNPLPAYATEHASGMDVTSASVDDINIQPQTTAAIPTNLILEIPVGYEAQIRPRSGLALKHNIGIINSPGTIDADYRGELKILLTNFGKETFTVKFGERIAQMVICRVEQAEIKLSAELSETLRSTGGFGSTGK, from the coding sequence ATCCAGTCCAGCAAAGTGATCTTAAAAATCCAGAAAATAAATGAAGAGCTGAAAAATCCACTCCCGGCATATGCAACAGAGCATGCATCAGGAATGGATGTTACTTCAGCCTCAGTTGATGATATCAATATTCAACCGCAGACAACAGCGGCAATACCAACAAACCTTATCCTGGAAATTCCGGTCGGTTACGAAGCCCAGATAAGGCCACGAAGCGGACTGGCGCTGAAACATAATATCGGGATTATTAATTCACCGGGCACTATTGATGCGGATTACCGCGGTGAGCTGAAAATCCTGCTGACAAATTTCGGAAAAGAAACTTTTACGGTTAAATTCGGCGAGCGCATTGCGCAAATGGTTATTTGCAGGGTTGAGCAGGCAGAAATTAAGCTTTCTGCAGAGTTAAGTGAAACTTTGCGAAGCACCGGCGGATTTGGTTCTACAGGGAAATAA
- a CDS encoding response regulator transcription factor: MDNKPVKILLCDDNDNFRQLLTQYIKAMPGVEVVGEAVDGVDVIEKTESLNPDLVLMDLSMPNQSGLDATKTIKEKWPEKSVIILTLYEDSVYKELADEFNADGFIAKSSIKAQLPSVIEAKVKNTAH, encoded by the coding sequence ATGGATAATAAACCAGTAAAGATACTTCTTTGCGATGATAATGATAATTTCAGGCAGCTTCTTACACAGTATATAAAAGCAATGCCCGGAGTAGAAGTAGTTGGTGAAGCAGTTGATGGAGTTGATGTAATTGAAAAAACGGAATCACTGAACCCGGATCTTGTCCTTATGGATTTAAGCATGCCGAACCAATCCGGTCTTGATGCAACGAAAACCATTAAAGAAAAATGGCCTGAAAAATCAGTTATCATATTAACTTTATATGAAGACAGCGTTTATAAAGAGCTTGCAGATGAATTTAATGCTGACGGTTTTATAGCAAAAAGCTCAATAAAAGCACAGCTTCCTTCGGTTATCGAAGCAAAAGTTAAAAACACTGCCCACTGA
- a CDS encoding AI-2E family transporter, whose product MNDSSQNTFKTQEIVISVSAFVIFGVLFTVTELFHNPFIVFGVILFVLFPFRKSKLIKIIISLSSIIFALWFLHSISALLAPFIAALIISYALNPLVEKMTRGKITRTIASAIILVVFLLVAALAIILLAPPIAAQFSELIKSLPGALNDLQLWINTGLIPKLNSLGIPTSDIQTKLSHELPAKLENLLNTLLSGLSGLFAGISVVLTQVVNLILIPFLTFYIMKDFDNLKTLIKDIVPKKNRKKVTEYYQKIDDLLGSFIRGQLIVSVIHGIIVYIFLSILGVKFAIFLGALGIVLNIIPYFGLLVEITLAVIVSLFSGDPGLQVPLVVIIYLAQNLLETSFIIPKIVGDRIGLHPALLILSLFVFSYFFGFIGMLIALPTMSIIIMFFKEWLANKDVKESEA is encoded by the coding sequence TTGAACGATAGCAGCCAAAATACATTTAAAACACAGGAAATAGTAATATCAGTATCAGCATTTGTGATATTCGGTGTACTATTTACTGTAACAGAGCTGTTTCACAATCCTTTCATAGTATTTGGAGTGATATTATTCGTTCTGTTCCCTTTCAGAAAAAGCAAGCTCATTAAAATAATCATTTCGCTCTCATCCATAATTTTTGCATTATGGTTTCTGCATTCTATATCGGCGCTGCTGGCACCGTTCATAGCAGCATTGATAATTTCCTATGCTTTAAATCCTCTAGTTGAAAAAATGACCCGCGGCAAAATTACCAGAACAATTGCAAGCGCAATAATCCTGGTTGTTTTCCTTCTAGTGGCAGCACTGGCAATTATATTACTTGCCCCTCCAATAGCAGCACAATTTTCAGAGCTTATAAAATCTCTGCCGGGCGCTTTAAACGACCTGCAGTTATGGATAAATACCGGGCTTATACCCAAGCTGAACTCGCTTGGCATACCTACTTCAGATATACAGACTAAGCTTTCTCATGAGCTGCCTGCTAAGCTTGAGAACTTGCTGAATACGCTTTTAAGCGGCCTATCAGGCCTGTTTGCAGGGATATCTGTAGTTTTAACACAGGTTGTTAACCTTATTCTTATTCCCTTTTTAACATTCTACATAATGAAGGATTTTGATAACCTTAAAACATTAATTAAAGATATCGTTCCTAAAAAGAACCGTAAAAAGGTAACCGAATATTACCAGAAAATTGATGATCTGCTGGGAAGCTTTATAAGGGGTCAATTGATAGTATCAGTGATACACGGAATAATAGTATATATATTCCTTTCTATATTGGGAGTAAAATTCGCAATATTCCTTGGAGCTTTAGGAATAGTTTTAAATATTATTCCTTATTTCGGACTTCTTGTAGAGATAACACTTGCTGTAATTGTTTCCTTATTTAGCGGAGACCCGGGGCTGCAGGTACCGCTGGTTGTGATTATATACCTGGCACAGAACCTGCTTGAAACATCGTTTATTATACCTAAAATTGTAGGTGATAGAATTGGACTTCACCCTGCCCTGCTTATACTTTCACTTTTTGTGTTTTCGTACTTTTTCGGATTTATAGGAATGCTTATTGCCCTGCCGACAATGTCAATAATAATAATGTTCTTTAAGGAATGGCTTGCTAACAAGGATGTTAAAGAATCAGAAGCATAA
- a CDS encoding aromatic ring-hydroxylating dioxygenase subunit alpha — protein sequence MKFNIDPDIRTAETMPAEFYRSSDVYGQLKKKVFAKCWHFAGDSDLVKVPGSIYPFTLLEGYLNEPLLLTRDRDDKIHCLSNVCTHRGNILVESADVVQNMRCRYHGRRFELDGCFRSMPECEDALNFPRKADNLSNVPFELWYNFIFASIDPVKPHSDFFKPITDRLDGVKLGEMTHEPTRSRDYLVKCNWALYVENYLEGFHIPYVHSSLNDVIDYGAYTDELYEYSTLQLGVAKPGEECFTLSEISPDYGTEVAAYYWWVFPNMMFNFYPWGLSINIIRPLGIDLTKVSFITYVSDHSRLDKGAGAGLDRVEREDEAIVEMVQRGMQSSFYSRGRYSPKREKGVHHFHRLLTQFLNNE from the coding sequence ATGAAATTTAACATAGATCCCGATATACGAACAGCTGAAACAATGCCTGCTGAATTTTACAGAAGCAGCGATGTGTATGGGCAGCTTAAAAAGAAAGTTTTCGCAAAATGCTGGCATTTTGCGGGAGATAGCGACTTAGTTAAAGTACCCGGTTCAATTTATCCGTTTACTTTGCTTGAAGGCTATCTTAATGAGCCGCTGCTCTTAACCCGTGACCGTGATGACAAGATACACTGCCTAAGTAATGTTTGTACTCACCGCGGCAATATACTTGTTGAAAGCGCAGATGTTGTACAGAATATGCGCTGTCGTTACCATGGCCGCAGATTTGAGCTTGATGGATGCTTCAGGTCAATGCCGGAATGTGAAGATGCTTTAAATTTTCCGAGGAAAGCAGATAATCTTTCAAACGTACCGTTTGAATTATGGTATAATTTTATATTTGCATCAATTGATCCGGTTAAGCCGCACAGTGACTTTTTTAAGCCCATTACCGACCGTTTGGATGGTGTAAAGCTCGGCGAAATGACTCACGAACCCACACGAAGCAGGGATTACCTTGTAAAATGCAACTGGGCGCTTTATGTGGAAAATTACCTTGAGGGCTTTCACATTCCCTATGTGCACAGCAGCCTTAACGATGTAATTGATTACGGCGCATATACCGATGAATTATACGAATATTCCACCCTTCAGCTTGGCGTAGCCAAGCCGGGTGAGGAATGCTTTACTCTTTCGGAGATCTCACCCGATTACGGAACAGAAGTTGCTGCATATTACTGGTGGGTTTTCCCGAATATGATGTTCAATTTTTACCCATGGGGACTTTCAATAAACATTATAAGACCGCTTGGGATCGATCTCACCAAGGTATCATTTATAACCTATGTAAGCGATCATTCCAGGCTTGATAAAGGCGCTGGTGCAGGTTTAGACAGAGTTGAGCGCGAAGATGAGGCTATTGTTGAGATGGTACAACGCGGGATGCAGTCAAGCTTTTATTCACGCGGCAGGTATTCACCCAAGCGTGAAAAAGGAGTCCACCACTTTCACAGGCTGCTTACACAATTTTTAAACAATGAGTAA
- a CDS encoding NTP transferase domain-containing protein, with translation MKAIIPVAGIGTRLQPLTNIVPKVLVNVAGRPMLFHLIDELIKNNKIDTIILIIGYLGDKVIEFIEGEYKENRVKFEFVEQKKMLGLGHAVYHAAEFVNNEPVLIILGDTIFEFDLNALLNSEHSAIGYKDVEDTTRFGIIESTGGFITRMIEKPAPGVTESKSAIAGLYFIKNGTTLFSAIEHLMDNNIRTKDEYQLTDALMKMVSDGEKMVPFEIENWFDCGKPETLINTNTYILTRDWNFDQDYPFEDSTFIEPVYIGEGCSIENSTIGPNATIADGASVKNSIVRNALVSEKAVITDAELDGTAVGIGEKVTGIHGNEVIADGKKLAY, from the coding sequence ATGAAAGCTATCATTCCCGTTGCGGGTATCGGAACGCGGCTGCAGCCGCTGACAAACATTGTGCCAAAGGTTCTGGTTAATGTTGCCGGCAGGCCCATGCTGTTCCACCTCATAGATGAACTTATCAAAAATAATAAAATTGATACAATTATTTTAATTATAGGTTATCTTGGTGATAAGGTAATTGAATTTATTGAGGGTGAATACAAAGAAAACCGTGTAAAGTTTGAGTTTGTTGAACAGAAAAAAATGCTGGGGCTTGGACATGCTGTTTATCATGCTGCTGAATTTGTAAATAATGAGCCTGTCCTGATAATTCTTGGGGATACTATTTTTGAATTCGACCTGAATGCACTTCTAAACAGCGAACACTCAGCCATTGGATATAAAGATGTTGAAGATACCACTAGGTTCGGAATAATTGAATCAACAGGCGGGTTTATAACCCGTATGATAGAAAAACCCGCCCCCGGTGTTACTGAAAGCAAAAGCGCAATTGCCGGGCTTTATTTCATAAAGAACGGCACAACCCTCTTCAGTGCAATTGAACACCTGATGGATAATAATATAAGGACCAAGGATGAATACCAGCTTACTGATGCATTAATGAAAATGGTAAGCGATGGAGAAAAAATGGTCCCGTTTGAAATTGAGAACTGGTTCGATTGCGGTAAGCCTGAAACTCTCATTAACACCAATACTTATATTTTAACCCGTGACTGGAATTTTGACCAGGACTATCCCTTTGAAGACAGCACATTTATTGAGCCGGTTTATATAGGGGAAGGATGCAGCATTGAAAATTCTACTATCGGACCCAATGCTACGATAGCTGATGGTGCTTCGGTTAAAAATTCAATCGTGCGCAACGCACTGGTATCTGAAAAAGCTGTAATTACCGATGCTGAGCTGGATGGTACGGCAGTTGGAATAGGCGAAAAGGTTACCGGGATTCACGGCAATGAAGTAATTGCCGATGGAAAAAAACTTGCTTATTGA
- a CDS encoding SDR family NAD(P)-dependent oxidoreductase gives MSKFKNAVIFGASQGIGKALAQEFARTGTVLVLLSRNDSSAAQLCEGICKEGSNAFSKKCDITDPDSVKEGIQFALEKLGTIELVIINSGVGGPNWMSSFSSSQFKETFAVNTFGIAHVLEFIMPVMKKQGYGTIAGVTSLADVRGYGGSSSYSASKAAGSILLEAARVELKKDNIRVITVRPGFVKTAMTDKNEFKMPLLMQPDKAARIIRKGIESGRSVVQFPFPIVMATRLIKILPNWLYDWGMNLARPKK, from the coding sequence ATGAGTAAATTTAAGAACGCGGTTATATTCGGCGCATCCCAGGGAATCGGCAAAGCCCTGGCGCAGGAATTTGCGCGCACAGGCACCGTGCTGGTCCTGCTTTCACGCAATGATAGCTCTGCAGCACAGCTGTGCGAAGGAATTTGCAAAGAAGGAAGCAATGCCTTCAGCAAAAAATGCGATATAACTGATCCTGATAGCGTTAAAGAGGGTATTCAATTCGCACTGGAAAAGCTGGGTACAATTGAGCTTGTAATTATTAATTCAGGTGTTGGTGGACCCAACTGGATGAGCTCATTTTCAAGCAGCCAGTTCAAAGAAACCTTCGCAGTAAATACGTTTGGCATAGCACATGTGCTTGAGTTTATTATGCCGGTTATGAAAAAACAGGGTTACGGTACGATAGCCGGCGTTACATCACTTGCAGATGTGCGCGGCTATGGGGGCTCATCCAGTTATTCAGCAAGCAAGGCAGCAGGCTCGATACTGCTGGAAGCAGCAAGGGTTGAGCTGAAAAAAGATAATATCAGGGTCATTACTGTTAGACCCGGCTTTGTAAAAACCGCTATGACCGATAAAAATGAGTTTAAAATGCCGCTATTGATGCAGCCTGATAAGGCTGCGCGGATAATCCGCAAAGGAATAGAATCCGGAAGGAGTGTTGTGCAGTTCCCCTTCCCTATTGTTATGGCTACAAGACTGATAAAAATATTGCCGAATTGGCTTTATGACTGGGGAATGAATCTAGCAAGGCCGAAGAAGTGA
- a CDS encoding response regulator transcription factor has protein sequence MKTTKILIVDDHEVVRDGLRNILTSLDNISIAGEAGNGEDAVKMYSSLKPDLVIMDISMPGMNGIEATRVIKEKDPDARILILTMHDNQEYLNQIIRSGAKGFILKNTDKEELLDAVKTVASGDNFFSKDISKLIIDNYIRTAKETEKNDGYKEVPLTKREIEILKLIASGYSNQEIANILYISYNTVDTHRKNIMHKLSIKNTAGLVRYAIEKGLISLN, from the coding sequence ATGAAAACCACTAAAATTTTAATAGTTGATGACCACGAAGTTGTTAGGGACGGATTGAGGAACATTTTAACCAGTCTCGATAATATCTCAATTGCAGGCGAAGCCGGCAATGGCGAGGACGCGGTTAAGATGTACTCTTCATTAAAACCGGACCTTGTAATTATGGATATTTCGATGCCCGGTATGAACGGCATTGAAGCAACCAGGGTTATTAAAGAAAAGGACCCGGATGCCCGTATCCTTATATTGACTATGCACGATAACCAGGAATATCTGAACCAGATAATACGTTCAGGCGCAAAGGGTTTTATCCTGAAAAATACTGATAAGGAAGAATTGCTTGACGCTGTTAAAACAGTTGCTTCAGGCGATAATTTCTTCAGCAAGGATATTTCCAAGCTTATTATTGATAACTACATCAGGACAGCAAAAGAAACAGAAAAAAATGATGGTTACAAGGAAGTACCGCTGACAAAACGTGAAATAGAAATCCTGAAACTTATAGCTTCAGGTTATTCAAACCAGGAAATTGCGAATATTCTGTATATCAGCTATAATACAGTTGATACCCACAGAAAGAACATAATGCATAAATTATCAATCAAGAATACTGCAGGCCTTGTTCGTTACGCAATTGAAAAAGGTTTAATATCATTAAATTAA
- a CDS encoding response regulator transcription factor, with protein sequence MNAQVPIVRVLIADNNPDFLSALAQYVRSIPGVELVGEAVDGEDAIKKAEATYPDLIILDIIMPKKSGIEALSAIKDKFPDVTVVMISINEGQSYRKLAEVYRVDKYIGKNSDDIHKELLEIIQLTQQKLASKNS encoded by the coding sequence ATGAATGCTCAAGTTCCCATAGTAAGAGTTTTAATAGCAGATAACAATCCCGATTTTTTAAGCGCTTTAGCGCAATACGTTCGCTCCATACCCGGGGTAGAGCTTGTTGGCGAAGCAGTTGACGGGGAAGACGCTATTAAAAAGGCTGAGGCTACGTATCCTGATCTTATCATTCTGGATATCATAATGCCGAAAAAATCAGGTATTGAAGCGCTGAGCGCTATCAAGGATAAATTTCCGGATGTAACGGTTGTGATGATATCAATAAACGAAGGCCAGTCTTACAGAAAATTGGCGGAAGTTTACAGGGTTGATAAGTATATAGGCAAAAACTCAGATGATATTCACAAGGAACTGCTGGAAATTATTCAGTTAACTCAGCAGAAACTGGCATCAAAAAACAGTTAA
- a CDS encoding enoyl-CoA hydratase/isomerase family protein: protein MSSILKETISGIMKITLNRPDSLNAFNSEMLFELQDAFKEALSDDVRCVVLTGAGKGFCSGQDLKDFEAEKKTFKEAIETKYNPLITQIMTLPKPVICGINGVAAGAGLSLALACDFRIAVESAQLIEVFINVGLVPDSASSFTLPRIVGLSKAFQMCSTAERITGSEAKRLGIVNVCVQTPDVLAAALDKYSKKFSKMPTKALGMIKELVNNSYSRTLAEVLAAEAAAQDIAGNSNDYREGVNSFLEKRKPVFKGN, encoded by the coding sequence ATGAGCTCAATACTAAAGGAAACAATAAGCGGCATCATGAAGATAACCCTTAACCGTCCGGATTCACTTAATGCGTTCAATTCAGAAATGCTGTTTGAGCTTCAGGATGCGTTTAAGGAAGCCTTAAGCGATGATGTTCGCTGTGTGGTTTTAACAGGTGCCGGAAAAGGCTTTTGCTCAGGGCAGGACCTGAAGGATTTTGAAGCTGAAAAGAAGACATTTAAAGAAGCTATCGAAACAAAATATAACCCACTCATCACACAGATAATGACACTCCCAAAACCGGTTATTTGCGGAATAAACGGTGTTGCGGCAGGCGCGGGACTCTCACTGGCTCTTGCATGTGATTTCAGGATAGCTGTCGAATCAGCCCAGCTAATTGAAGTATTCATAAATGTAGGCCTTGTGCCAGATTCAGCTTCATCATTCACCCTGCCGCGTATTGTCGGCCTTTCAAAAGCATTCCAGATGTGTTCAACAGCGGAGCGTATCACCGGCTCAGAAGCTAAAAGGCTTGGAATTGTAAATGTATGCGTACAGACTCCAGATGTACTTGCAGCAGCACTGGATAAGTACTCCAAAAAATTCTCTAAAATGCCTACAAAAGCTTTGGGAATGATAAAAGAGCTTGTGAATAATTCTTATTCTCGCACACTTGCTGAAGTACTGGCAGCAGAAGCTGCCGCACAGGATATTGCGGGTAATTCCAATGATTACAGAGAAGGCGTGAACTCATTTCTCGAAAAAAGAAAACCGGTATTTAAAGGAAATTAA
- a CDS encoding DUF4190 domain-containing protein, producing the protein MSKFLRFPSDFGAPPPPPPPSMSSPPPPPPPSAGNVNMGGSAGTNAIIALVAGILSYIFCPFILGIVAWIMGKGELGKIDRGESSEAGRTFAKIGMWLGIVNVILSILFGLVYVLIIVLAIATSN; encoded by the coding sequence ATGAGTAAATTTTTGCGCTTCCCGTCAGATTTCGGAGCACCGCCTCCGCCACCGCCGCCGAGTATGTCTTCACCGCCGCCTCCCCCGCCTCCATCAGCAGGCAATGTAAATATGGGCGGCAGTGCGGGTACTAATGCAATTATTGCACTGGTAGCAGGTATATTATCATATATTTTCTGTCCTTTCATTCTGGGTATTGTTGCCTGGATAATGGGTAAAGGAGAGTTAGGAAAAATTGACAGGGGCGAATCCTCTGAAGCAGGAAGAACATTTGCCAAAATAGGTATGTGGCTGGGTATAGTGAATGTAATACTTTCCATATTATTCGGTTTGGTATATGTGCTGATAATTGTACTTGCAATAGCAACAAGCAACTAA